Proteins encoded within one genomic window of Oncorhynchus nerka isolate Pitt River linkage group LG9b, Oner_Uvic_2.0, whole genome shotgun sequence:
- the odr4 gene encoding protein odr-4 homolog: MGRGYIVEDVVEKYLSNLSVPGASCVTGLLIGQSSSQRDFVVLAVRTPQKDTEGQGSPSVSRGAGNSLEHLDVEWVTEHARQVSRMLPGGMSVIGVFLVTPPELSKEAQNTLRRLIFAVDKHISKGRLWSLTEEDVTEKVTLHICSKTRKVVCRTYDVRDPKSSAKPADWKYQSGVCTSWPLLTCSVGLNLVFPVLEMHVLPQDMEKCMKEGLQKWAKQIEDGLCLINGDAMPGEVELLGGQKKNAKAVQQTFRAQILIPMAEPQSERRLTASVKVCSGSLTLKGMVHCRAYLHSNKPRAKHATEVIKRDVINTVSSRVEMFLEDLLMEGEDKGSVGVQQMLPRRVFAPVPGMSLCVCDYMFPDECVSDVSDRLKEMLDWETPEDSIDTSQEAVPEAPTIDLKNTVVQKNLKAKSTLDARPKTLSEDPTEAHKSHKTYYAGVAMAAAIALLATGTSLIYLSD; encoded by the exons ATGGGCAGAGGCTATATAGTGGAGGATGTGGTGGAGAAATATCTGTCCAATCTCAGTGTACCAGGTGCATCTTGTGTCACAGGGCTTCTCATTGGCCAG AGTTCGTCCCAGAGAGACTTTGTGGTGCTGGCTGTGAGGACACCTCAGAAGGACACAGAGGGACAGGGGTCTCCGTCGGTCAGCAGGGGAGCTGGGAACTCACTGGAACACCTGGACGTGGAGTGGGTCACCGAGCATGCCAGACAG GTCTCCCGGATGTTACCGGGAGGTATGTCAGTTATTGGTGTGTTTCTCGTCACCCCACCTGAGCTGTCGAAAGAGGCTCAAAATACATTGAGACGG TTGATCTTTGCGGTGGACAAGCATATATCCAAGGGACGGCTTTGGAGTCTAACAGAGGAGGACGTAACAGAGAAGGTTACACTTCACATCTGCTCCAAAACCAGGAA AGTCGTTTGCAGAACATATGATGTTCGAGATCCCAAG AGTTCTGCCAAGCCTGCTGATTGGAAGTACCAGTCGGGGGTGTGTACTTCCTGGCCATTGTTGACATGCTCAGTGGGACTGAACCTGGTGTTCCCTGTGTTAGAGATGCATGTCTTACCACAGGACATGGAAAAGTGTATGAAG GAGGGACTTCAAAAGTGGGCGAAGCAGATTGAAGATGGGCTTTGCCTCATCAATGGCGACGCGATGCCTGGCGAGGTGGAGCTACTGGGGGGGCAG AAAAAGAATGCAAAGGCTGTTCAGCAGACGTTTCGAGCCCAGATCCTCATCCCGATG GCGGAACCCCAATCAGAGCGGAGGTTGACAGCGTCTGTGAAGGTGTGCAGTGGGTCTCTCACCCTGAAGGGAATGGTGCATTGCAGGGCCTACCTCCACAGCAATAAACCCAGAGCCAAGCACGCTACAGAG GTCATCAAGAGAGATGTCATCAACACGGTCTCTAGCAGAGTGGAGATGTTCCTGGAAGATCTTTTAATGGAGGGAGAGGACAAAG GGTCAGTCGGTGTACAGCAGATGCTCCCTCGCAGAGTGTTTGCCCCCGTGCCCGgaatgagcctgtgtgtgtgtgactacatgTTCCCTGACGAGTGTGTGTCCGATGTGAGTGACCGTCTCAAAGAGATGCTGGACTGGGAGACACCCGAGGACAGCATAGACACCTCCCAGGAGGCCGTCCCAG AAGCTCCTACGATTGACCTAAAGAACACGGTTGTTCAGAAGAACCTGAAGGCTAAATCTACCCTTGACGCTCGTCCTAAGACACTCTCTGAAGATCCCACTGAAGCCCACAAAAGCCACAAAACATATTACGCTG GTGTTGCCATGGCAGCCGCAATCGCTCTCCTAGCAACAGGCACCTCGCTGATCTACCTGAGCGACTAA
- the pdca gene encoding phosducin a yields the protein MSSPTPAEDEVPAIQTGPKGVINDWRKFKCEDQDTPPSKKALLRQISNPQSDDVHDRLNRKMSVQEYEMIAEEDEKGLRKYRKQCMKEMHERFSFGPTFDSVVELDNGEAFLEVIEKEHRLTLVVVHIYKDGVKGCEALNSCLDCLATEYPSIKFCRIEAAATGASERFSDDVLPAMLVYKAGELLGNFLSMTQHLSEEFFAADIEAFLNEYGLLPEKEFVACPDEEEAGVEVE from the exons ATGTCAAGCCCAACACCAGCTGAAGATGAGGTGCCAGCAATCCAAACAG GCCCCAAGGGTGTAATCAATGACTGGAGGAAGTTCAAGTGTGAGGACCAGGACACCCCTCCCAGCAAGAAGGCGCTCCTCAGACAGATATCCAACCCCCAGAGCGATGACGTCCACGACAGACTCAACCGCAAG ATGAGTGTCCAGGAGTACGAGATGATcgcagaggaggatgagaagggcCTGCGAAAGTACCGCAAGCAGTGCATGAAGGAGATGCACGAGCGATTCAGCTTTGGGCCAACGTTTGACAGCGTGGTGGAGCTGGACAATGGCGAGGCCTTCCTGGAGGTCATTGAGAAGGAGCACCGGCTCACCCTGGTAGTCGTCCACATCTACAAGGACGGAGTCAAAGGTTGCGAGGCGCTCAACTCCTGCCTAGATTGCCTGGCCACCGAGTACCCCAGCATCAAGTTCTGCCGCATCGAGGCGGCCGCAACGGGTGCAAGCGAGCGCTTCTCAGACGACGTGCTGCCCGCCATGCTGGTTTACAAGGCAGGGGAGCTACTAGGAAACTTCCTGTCCATGACACAGCACCTCAGCGAGGAGTTCTTCGCTGCCGATATCGAGGCGTTCCTCAATGAATACGGCCTCCTGCCCGAGAAAGAGTTTGTGGCCTGTCCTGATGAGGAGGAGGCAGGTGTTGAGGTGGAGTAA